The Methanohalophilus portucalensis DNA window TAATCGCAGGGGATGACCCCGGCGCCAAAGCCTCCCAGAATGAACAGGACTCACGCTATTTCGGACCTCTTGCCGAAGTACCTGTCTTTGATCCTGCAACTCCTGAAAAGTTGTTTGGTTCACTGACAGAAGCGATCGAACTTTCGGAAAAGGCGAGTATGCCTGTTATCGTCAGAGTAACTTCCCGTCTTCTGGAATCGTTTTGTGAAAGTGCCTTATTACAGCCAAAGGGGTTGTTACCACCTGAATTTGACAAGTCTGTATGGGACTACACCATGAAAGGCAAGCATCAGCGTTTCCATTCAATGACATACCCTTTAATGGAAGATTATTCCCAATCACAGGATTGCCTGTGTCATATCAATACAACAAAAACAGGAATTATTTCCTCAGGTTATCCTGCCTGCCTTGTGGAAAAATTCATTGAAGAAAGCAACTCCCGGATTTCACATCTGGCTCTGGACATGGTTTACCCACTGCCGATTAAAAAATTGAAAGAATTTATTGATCATCATGAATATGTGCTTGTGGTTGAGGAAACAGAAGATTACATAGAATCTCATATTTCAATCGAAGACACCATAAAGGGCAAGTCCACAGGACATATACCCCATGGTAAAATAGAAAAAGAACATATACTGCATGCTCTTGAAAATATCAAAAAAACACATATGAATAAAGTGGTCAAACCGGAGACTGTTAAAGAGAGAGGACCGCGATCTATTTGTGATACATGTCCCTATCTGCCTCTATACAGAGTGCTTGGAAAAATCGATAAACCAATTGCAGGGGACATGGGTTGTTCCATATTAAGTACTTCTGCACCCCTTCAGGCCGTGGATGCAGGTTTTGCACTTGGCTCTGCCGTATCGGTCGCCTGTGGTTTCAAAGGAAAAGGTATTGCAGTCATCGGAGATTTCGGCCTGGCACATACAGGTCTACAGGGATTAATCAATGCAAAATCCAACGGTTTTGACCTGCTGGTTATTATACTGCAAAATGATGTTGCAGCTATGACGGGAGGACAGGATGTACCGGACCTTACTCATGTTCTTGAAGCACTTCATGATGACATTGAAGTGGTAGATTTTGCAGAAAAAATCAAAGAAAATGAATTACAGGCCCTTCTGATGGAAAAAATGGAAACAAAGGGAATATCCATAATAATTGCAAAGGGTACCTGTCCCAAATACTGAGGAGATACATTATGGTAAAAGTTGCCTGTATCCAGATGGACGTTGAGCATTGTAATAAGAAAACAAACATCGAAAAAGCCCTCTCTATGGCTGATCGGGCCCTTGCCATGGGCGCTGAAATAATTGTATTCCCGGAAGTGTTTTCCACAGGTTTCTGTTATGAAAAGATGGAAAAACTGGCTGAAAAGCCACCCTACCCCACAATAGGACAACTTGCGGATTTTTCAAAAAAAAACAAATGCATCCTTATCGGTTCAATCGTGGAAGAACTGGATACTGAAACCAAACCCTATGCCAATCTTGGGTTCTGTATTGAAAACGGTATAATTCGGGGAACTTATCGCAAAATCCACCCCTTTGGGGAAGAAAAAGGTCACTTCACCCCGGGTGATTCCATTCAGCCCATAAAACTTGAAAATATATGTATCGGATTGGAAATATGCTACGAGATCAGGTTTCCTGAAGTGGCACGCAAACTTGTGCTTGAAGGAGCAGACTTACTGGTGACTATTGCCCAATTTCCGGACCCCCGGGGCAATCACTGGAGAATCCTGGGTCCTGCCAGGGCAGTGGAAAACCAGATTCCTCATGTGATGTGCAACCGCACAGGTGAGGATCCGACCAAATCGTTCCCTGGAAGTTCCATGATTATTGATGCCCTGGGAAATACTCTTGCAGATTCCGACCGCGATGAATGTATAATTATGGCAGACATCGACCTCTCACTTGCCAAAGAACTATCCAGTAAAATACCTGTACTGGATGACCGTAGGGAAGATCTATATTCCAATTGAGATTCAGATCCTAACTTCGATACCCAGGATTTGCTTTTTGCCTTTTGCAATATCCCTGGCCATACGGGCACATCCAGTAGCTGCACTCCATTTTCCCAGAATCCAGGGTTTCATATCCAGATAGTGATGTATTTGTTCTACAAGGGGATCCACTTCTGCCATAGAGCCTGCAAGAAAAAGACAATCACATGTTGAATAATCCTTTAGCAGGACTTTCATGGCTTCTATTTCCATGGATGCAAAAAGAGCAAGAGTATCAATTGCAAATTTTGCCTGATCCTCATTATCTTTTAATCCACCAAGCAAATCTGCAGTGTTTTTATAAGACGTGTTTTTCAGCACACCACTGTTCATGAAAGCCTCATTTGCACCACACTTCCCGGCATCAACCTGCCTTATTGCATCAAGATCAAGAGGGCCGTGTACGGTCCCGGGTGCGAAAATACAGGCATCAAGGGCACCTACAATCTCCCCGTTTGCAACAGCCATAGTTACAGTATTTGAACTGATATCTGATACAATGAAATTATTAATACCCCTGGATAATGCATCATAGGCAATTCCAAGTTTTTCAGGACTTGTGGAATGAGAAAATACGTTCATTCGAGAATCCGTATGGCTTTTTGAATGTATCCCGGGTATTACAACTGCAGGGATTTGTGCCTTCTTGATAGTATCAAACACCAGAGTTCCCGCACCGGTCTTTTTACCGACTCCTTCAATACTTCTTACTCCACGATTGTGGACATCCTGTATATCCATAATATTGACAATTCCATCTCCCATAGAGTAAGTAAGAGCAATCATTTCAATCTGTTTGATATTGATATTGAATTGCTTTTGGATCAATTTAAGAATTTCACTGCTTTCCATCTCCTTCATTTCTGTTCGGGGAACTTCAAAATAGAAGAATTTTCCATGTTTATCAAGAGCTGCAAAACGCATTGCATTTGTGCCGTGATCAATACCTAAATACATACACAGATCACTCCATAAACATTGCATTTAATTCCTGCATTATTCTTTCCCCTTCTTCTTCTTTCCCAACGCTTGTAACAATTCTTACTTCCTGGGAAGAAGTACCATGTGTCAGGAGAGCCCTCAAATTGCCCCTGCTATCCGGACGAAGAATTTTCACATCTATCTTCCCACCGGGTGCACTCTTACCTTTAACAGTAATTACTGAAGGGATTATTCTTTTGACATCTGGATGATTACTGATTATTTTGAGCAGTTTCTTGCCATGTCTACCACCTATGATGGTGGAATGCGAACCCCCAAGCTTGCTTTGTAAGGTTGAATTAGGAGTCATATATAGGAGCCGTGGTTTTACTTTTCAAAAAAA harbors:
- a CDS encoding thiamine pyrophosphate-dependent enzyme, with the protein product MNERQISGKDVILKAASLLEVKLVSAVAGYPVTSIVDLFRNDDFWADNTFWMINEKVALETALGASIDGRRSFVLTKHVGMNVLCDPLVTSATHTIGAGLVIIAGDDPGAKASQNEQDSRYFGPLAEVPVFDPATPEKLFGSLTEAIELSEKASMPVIVRVTSRLLESFCESALLQPKGLLPPEFDKSVWDYTMKGKHQRFHSMTYPLMEDYSQSQDCLCHINTTKTGIISSGYPACLVEKFIEESNSRISHLALDMVYPLPIKKLKEFIDHHEYVLVVEETEDYIESHISIEDTIKGKSTGHIPHGKIEKEHILHALENIKKTHMNKVVKPETVKERGPRSICDTCPYLPLYRVLGKIDKPIAGDMGCSILSTSAPLQAVDAGFALGSAVSVACGFKGKGIAVIGDFGLAHTGLQGLINAKSNGFDLLVIILQNDVAAMTGGQDVPDLTHVLEALHDDIEVVDFAEKIKENELQALLMEKMETKGISIIIAKGTCPKY
- a CDS encoding nitrilase-related carbon-nitrogen hydrolase — translated: MVKVACIQMDVEHCNKKTNIEKALSMADRALAMGAEIIVFPEVFSTGFCYEKMEKLAEKPPYPTIGQLADFSKKNKCILIGSIVEELDTETKPYANLGFCIENGIIRGTYRKIHPFGEEKGHFTPGDSIQPIKLENICIGLEICYEIRFPEVARKLVLEGADLLVTIAQFPDPRGNHWRILGPARAVENQIPHVMCNRTGEDPTKSFPGSSMIIDALGNTLADSDRDECIIMADIDLSLAKELSSKIPVLDDRREDLYSN
- a CDS encoding methanogenesis marker 12 protein, whose product is MYLGIDHGTNAMRFAALDKHGKFFYFEVPRTEMKEMESSEILKLIQKQFNINIKQIEMIALTYSMGDGIVNIMDIQDVHNRGVRSIEGVGKKTGAGTLVFDTIKKAQIPAVVIPGIHSKSHTDSRMNVFSHSTSPEKLGIAYDALSRGINNFIVSDISSNTVTMAVANGEIVGALDACIFAPGTVHGPLDLDAIRQVDAGKCGANEAFMNSGVLKNTSYKNTADLLGGLKDNEDQAKFAIDTLALFASMEIEAMKVLLKDYSTCDCLFLAGSMAEVDPLVEQIHHYLDMKPWILGKWSAATGCARMARDIAKGKKQILGIEVRI
- a CDS encoding DUF2103 domain-containing protein, coding for MTPNSTLQSKLGGSHSTIIGGRHGKKLLKIISNHPDVKRIIPSVITVKGKSAPGGKIDVKILRPDSRGNLRALLTHGTSSQEVRIVTSVGKEEEGERIMQELNAMFME